The Spartobacteria bacterium genomic interval ACACGTATACGCTCTCCGCGCGACAGGCCGATTTAGCCAAAGCACAGCTGGCCTATGAAAGTGAACGCGGTATGCAGCAGGTGGCGAAGCATGAATGGAACCAGCTCAAACAGGGTGAAATAAACGACCTGGAAAAATCACTGGTCTTACGTGAACCGCATCTGGCCAGCAGCCGCAGTGCTCTGAATGCCGCTCAGGCGGGTGTAGACAAAGCAAAACTGGATCTGGAACGCACGGCCATTACAGCACCCTTCAATGCACTGGTGGTTACCAAAAACATCAGCACGGGAGCCTTTGTCTCTCCTGCCACAGTGGTAGGCGATATTATCGGAACTGACGAATTCTGGATTCGCTTCACGATGCCCGCCGCACAATTGCCCCTGCTTACCGTACCATCAACGGGAGAAACCGGTGCCAAAGTCATCATTACACCCACAACTTCCGGAACCGACGCTTCGTGGCAGGGAACGGTGCTGAGCCGCAATCCTGAAATTGAAGCGACGGGGCGGCTGGCGCAACTGCTGGCCGTTGTTAAAAACCCGCTGGTTCCCGTCAATGGCCATACGCTGCTGCTGGGTCAGTATGTCCACGTTCAAATTCAGGGAAATCCGCTGGAAAATGTGTTCCGTATTCCACGATCAGCACTGCACAACAACGATGAGCTCTGGATTGTGAAGGACGATGATCGACTGGAAATACGCACCGTCAACCCCATCCTGCGTGAAAAGGACTATATCTATGTGCGCGATGGTCTTCGCAATGGTGATTTACTGGTGGTCAGCAGTGTCCCCGGCCCCGTCGACGGCATGAAATTACGTATCGAGCCTGCACAAAATCCACTGGTTGGCGACCCGATGTAACGATCATTCTGCGTATGCACTAATCGCTTTTAAAGGAATAACTGATGAAAATGACAGGTTTAAAACGCGGTCCGATTGCCTGGATGGTTCGCAATTCCGTGGCATCCAATCTGACGATGCTGGTACTGCTCCTCGGCGGACTAATTGCCGCAATGCATATCAAACAGGAGGTTTTTCCTGACTTTGATTTGGACATTGTGAGCGTATCGGTGGTTTATCCCGGGGCCAGTCCGGAGGAAGTGGAGCAAGGC includes:
- a CDS encoding efflux RND transporter periplasmic adaptor subunit, whose product is MDFIYQRETIMSSKTSIALRGSVTVIIIIGAIIGARMLILTKPKAERKPKSEPVVTVLVDELKKGDYPISFYVSGTVTPARRVSLLPQVSGLVTEESAAFIPGGYLEKGTVVVRIDPRDYTYTLSARQADLAKAQLAYESERGMQQVAKHEWNQLKQGEINDLEKSLVLREPHLASSRSALNAAQAGVDKAKLDLERTAITAPFNALVVTKNISTGAFVSPATVVGDIIGTDEFWIRFTMPAAQLPLLTVPSTGETGAKVIITPTTSGTDASWQGTVLSRNPEIEATGRLAQLLAVVKNPLVPVNGHTLLLGQYVHVQIQGNPLENVFRIPRSALHNNDELWIVKDDDRLEIRTVNPILREKDYIYVRDGLRNGDLLVVSSVPGPVDGMKLRIEPAQNPLVGDPM